Part of the Georgenia sp. TF02-10 genome, GCCGGTGCCACGAGCACGCCCGGGTGCTCCGTGCACTCCTGCACCACGTCCTGCAGGGGGTCGCCGTTGATGACGACGTCGTAGATGGAGGGGACCCCCGCATGGTGGTCCACCCCGAGCGCCGTCGACGCGTTGCCCTGCGGGTCGGCGTCGATGACCAGCACATGCAGGCCCCCGGCGGCGAGGGCCGCGGCGAGGTTGACCGCAGTGGTGGTCTTGCCGACGCCGCCCTTCTGGTTGGCGACCGTGAACACCCGGGTCGTGGCCGGGCGGGGGAACCGCGCACCGGCGAGCCGGATCCGCCGACGGGCGTCCTCGGCCAGCTCCGCCGCAAGCGGGGTCGTCTCGTCCGCCTCCGGCACGGTCCGGAGAAGCGCTTTACGACGGCGATCGTCCGGTATGTCGGAGCGGTCGCCGGGGAGGCTGCCGTCGGGCATGCCAAGGGCATCTGTCGGAGGCACGCTGTCCCCTCCTGCTAGGTCGGATCTGGCCAAGCACTCACGATAGGTGCGCGCACACCGCCGATCGGGGACGGCGCGCGGCGCGTCGCGTTTCACGTGAAACGCAGCCGAGTACCCCGTCGTGCGAGCGCACATCGGGCGATGCGCCGACCGGGCCAAGCGACGCCGGCACGCTTGGGCGCGACCAGCGACACCGGCCGGACGATGGTGGGCACGAAATCGGGGATGCCGGCAGCCCGATGGCGGGAACTCCTGACAGCGGCGAGCCAACGGGCCGGTATCCGGTCTCCGACGGGTGCCGGTGCCGCGGTAGTTCCGGGTCAGCCCCTTCCGCCGCAGCACCCAACCGTGCCAGGCCGGCATCCCCGTCCGCAGCCGAGCACGTTTCACGTGGAACCGTCTTGTCTGCACCGTCCCGGGGCCGCGTACACCTGCCCACGCCACGACGGCGGCGGCAGGGCGGGAGGGCCTCCCGCCATCGACCCCTCGGGGCCGGCGTAGCAGCTGGTCGTCCTCGTCGCCACCCGGCACATCCGCTCCGCTGGCCGCCCCGTACGACTCCGACGAGCACGGCCGCATTCCACGCCCGGCGGTGCCCGTACGCCCCCAGGTCAGGAGAACCGTGAAGGAGCGCGCACAGCACTGCTTGTGGTCATGGCCTCTGACGCGGCGCCGCTGCACCCGGGCGAGCAGGGACCTACCCCGGAACGCAGGAATGCCCGCGCGCCGCCATGTGTCACGTTGTTGCCGGGCCTTCCGTCTCCGCTTCCCACGTCGGCCCGTGTTTCACGTGAAACCTCGATAGCGGGATCTATGGCGTCTGCCCGGAGGTCTTTCCTACCGACCCTGACCGGGACGACCTGCCGCTTCGCACGGTCGTCGCACGGTCGTCGCGTAGAAGTGTCGTAGACACGAGGAGAAGGATAGGGGGACGGGCACCTGGCAGTCGTGACCGAGACCGTTCGCCTGACCAGGGAGCGCCATCCCGGCCCGGATGCGAACTCTGCACCTGCTGCCTCTCGTCCAGGCGACATCTATGTCGTGACCGCGAAGACCTACAGGCCGTCGGCTGGACGTTCGCCACAAGGACCCTGCACTGTTGCGCCCTCGAGCCGTTCGCCGGCGCTGACGGTGTTTCACGTGAAACAGCGTGGAGCGCAGCACCGGACCTCCAGACACCCTCGCGAGCTGTTGCGTGGGAGCCACGGTGATCAGTCGCAGCAAGGCGGTCTCGGCATCGCTTCGGCTCCGAGCACGCAAGGAGGCCCTGGCAACATTGCCGATCAGAGCCGTAAGCACCGGCGGCGGCGTCCGCGACCATGGCGGGGCCTTCGACCATCGCCTTGCGCTGACCGTCGGGGTTGTGAGTGCTGGTGGGAACGCACGACGTTGTTGGAGAACTCGTGGTCTGGAACGCCCTGACGCCAGTGGCGCGGGACCCGGCCGCATGTGTCACCGGGGCCTTCCGCACCGCCGATGCCTTCCCTACCGATGCCGTTTCACGTGAAACTGTGGCAGAGGCCGCCATGCACGACCTTCTGGATCTGTCGTTGTACGCCGCAGAGCCGCAGCCGAGCCTCCAACGTCCGCCGCCACGCGCCGACCGGCGCCCATCTACCACGTGCCCCACGGCCGGCTCCAAGGCCTTCATGCCGGCCGCTGCAACCGCGGCTTGGCGCGGGTGCGTAGCGCTTTGGAACATCCAGGCTCGGCCCTACCTGCCGCGTTCCAGCGATGCCGACGGACACGAGCCGCGAGAACCCGCCTTCGGGCTTGCTCATGTCGGCCATATAATCGACGCACGTTGCACCGCGGGCACGGTTCCACGTGAAACACCGTCCGGAGCGTGCAGTTCGTTGTAGAGGCGCAGGACGGCGTTCTGCCCTAGGAGTTCAGGCCAGACGATGCTCGCGGTGCCCGCGGACATCGAGAGGCAGTCAGTTCCGGCCTCCGTATGGCTCGGCGCGTGTGGCCCAGGACTGTCCGCTCGTCTAGCCGATCCACGCGCCTAGCCCATCTGGCCCGGCTTCTCGAGGACCAGACCGGCAGGCGCAAGCAGGTGGCGTCGGCGTCGGTGCTGCAGCGCCGATATGTCACGGCTGCCTGCGCCCCTCGGAGGGCTTGCTTGCGGCTGAGGTAGACCGACCCCCCCGGGGGTTCCACGTGAAACGAAGCCGCCCGCGCGCATGAGTAGTGACCGGTTGCCTCTGTTGTGCGGCACGCTGGACTTCTCGGACGACGACTTGGTTCCCTCACAGACGACGGTCTTGGTTCCCTCACAAACCTGACGCGGTCCCCGAGCTACTTCGCCCTGGGGGACCTCCGGTGCGACGAAGGCGCCGAGTCGAGCAGGCGTTCACCTTCGTGACCCGGAACCTAGACGCCAATGGACGCGCATCACATACGTGCGCCCGACACAGCGCGCGACCGCAGTGAAGAGCGGTTGTGTGGACAGGGCGACGGTCGTCGAAGAACTCTGGGGAACTGACTTAAGCGACATGTGTAGGTGAGTCATCTCTGCAAGCGTCGGCAGCGCCGGGGTATGACATCCCGTGGCCTAATCCGGCCTAATACCGTCCGTTACAGTCCGTCCAGCCTCACAGCCCTGTTCAGTGGGGCCCACCCACCCAGTCTCAGGGCCTACTGGGTGGAACGACGGACCGGGCCGCCCTGCCCTCCCGGGCCAACGCTCAGCGCTTGCGGGCGACGACGACTGTGGCCGGCTCCACCCCAGCCACGGGCGTGACCTCTTCCACGCGCGCACCGTCGACACCGAGCTTCCGCAGCACGTACCGCGCGGCTTCGACCTCCTCGGCAGCCCGGCGTCCCTTGAGCGCCACCAGCGCACCGCCGGGCCGAACCAGCGGCAACGTCAGCCGCGCCAGCTTGTCCAGCGCGGCGACAGCGCGGGCGGTGACGACGTCGAAGGACGCCCGGCCGTGCAGCTCCTCGGCGCGCGCCCGCACCAGCCGGACGTTGTCGAGCCCGACCTCCTCGACCACGTCCGCCAGCCAGGTCACCCGCCGCTCCATCGGCTCGACGAGGTCGACCGTGACGTCCGGCCGCATCGCGGCCAGCACGATCCCGGGGAACCCGGCGCCCGAGCCGATGTCCGCGACGGTGCTGTCCGGCGGGACGAAGGGGACGACCGCCGCGGAGTTGACGAGGTGCCGCGTCCACAGCCGGGGCAGCTCACGCGGGCCGATCAGCCCGCGCAGCTCGCCCTCCTCGGCCAGCATCCGGGCGAACTGCTGCACCGGCGCCCAGGCCAGCCCGAAGAGCTCGCGGACCTCGGCCGACGGCTCCTCCACTGGGGGCGGGACGGGGGACTCGGCCATTCAGGCGGGGCGGACCACGACGTGCCGGTTCGGCTCGGTGCCCTCGGAGTCGCTCGTGAGGCCGGCCGCGGCGACGACGTCGTGCACCACCTTGCGCTCGAACGGGTTCATCGGCGCCAGCGCCACCTCCTGCCCGCTGTCGCGCACCCGGCCGATCGCCTCGTTCGCCACCGCGGTAAGCTCCTCCCGGCGCCGGCGGCGGTAGCCAGCGATGTCGAGCATGAGCCGGCTGCGCTCCCCGGTCTTCGTCTGCACGGCGAGGCGGGTCAGCTCCTGCACGGCGTCGAGGACCTCACCGTCCTCGCCGACGAGCCGGCGCAGCCACCGGTCGCCCTCCTCGGCCACGATCTCCACCGCCGCCCGGCCGTGCTCGACGTCGATGTCGATGTCGCCGTCCAGGTCGGCGATGTCGAGCAGCTCCTCGAGGTAGTCGGCGGCGATCTCGCCCTCCGCCTCGAGCCGCTCGATGCTCGCGCTGTCCGTGCCGCCCGAACCCTGCTCGGTGTCCACCTGCTCGTCCTCGCTCACACTGTCCTCATCTCGTTGCCTGGCCCGTGCGGTCGGGCTGGTCCTGGCCCTGGGATCGGGCGGTTCTGGGTCTAGCGGTCCTGGCAGTTCTGGTCGGGGTCCTGGCGCTTCTGGTCGGGGCGGTCCCTGCTCCGGGCGACCGGCGAGCCGAGCCGAGCCGAGCCATGCTGCGCGCCTGTGGTGCGTCTGGCGAAGTGGTCGCGGCCTCCGTGTTCCCAGCGACGGCGACCGGGCGGGGCGGTGGACCGGCCCTCCCCGGTCCGTCCCACCGGCCGGCCCGCCCGGACCTTCCCGTGCCGACGGCGGCCGGCCGGCCAGCCCCTGCTCGAGCTACCGCTTGCCTCCCGGCTTCCGCTGCTGCTTCCTGGCCTGGGCCTGTCGCCGCGCCGCGGCGGCCCGCCGCTCGGCAGCGCGCTCCTCGTACCGCTTCTGCGCCCGCTCCGAGGCGGTCAGCCCGTCCTTGCCGCGGACCTCGCCGTCCTCGGACTCCTCGTCCTCCGGCTCCGGCTCCGGCTCGGCCGGTCGCGCCGGTGCCGGCTCCGGCCGTGCGGGCTTCGCCGTCGGCGGGGGGCCGGAGCGCTTGGCCCGGTCCTTCCGCTTGGGCTGCACCCGCTGCCCGCCCCGCGGCGCCTCGGTCGGCGCGGCCGCGGCGGCGTCCTCCTCCGCGGCCGGCAGACCCTTGCGGGCCCGCTTGTGGGCGAGCCGCTCGGCGCGGAGCCGCGCCGCCTCGGAGCCGGGAGCCGGCTGGCGGCGGATCGTGTACCACTGCTGACCCATCGTCCACAGGTTGGTGACCAGCCAGTAGATCAGCACGCCGATGGGGAAGTTGACGCCGGAGAAGGCGAAGATCAGCGGCATGATGTACATCAGCATCTTCTGCTGACGCATCATCGGGTTGTCCAGCGTCGCCGCCGGCATGTTCTTCATCGTCAGCTGCCGCTGCGTGGTGAACGTCGTCACCGACATCAGGATGATCAGCAGGACGGTGACGACCTTGACGGCCGGCTCGGGGGACGAGAGGAACGTCGCCGAGATCGGCGCGCCGAGCAGCTCGGAGGACTCCGCCTGCGCGGCGAGTTCCTGCGTCAGCGGGCCGATCGCGTCGTTGGTCCCGACGGCGACGTCGTCCAGCAGGTTCAGGACGCGGAACAGCGCGAAGAAGATCGGCATCTGCAGCAGCATCGGCAGGCACGAGGCGAACGGGTTCGTCCCGTGCTTGCGGTACAGCGCCATCATCTCTTCCTGCATCTTCTGGCGCGATGCAGGGTCGGTCTTGTTCTTGTACTTCTTCTGCAGCTTCTGCATCTCGGGCTGCACGAGCTGCATGCCGCGGGAGGCCCTGATCTGCCGGAAGAACAGCGGGATGAGCAGGATCCGGATGACGACGACGAGACCGACGATCGACAGGATCCACGCCCAGCCCGACCCCCCGGCCATGCCGAGGAGCACGAGCAGATCGTGCACCCGGACCATGATCCACGCGACGGCGTACATGATCGGGTACAGGACGGTGTCCATGAATGTGCTCCTAGAGATCCTGCGGCGCGACGGCGTGACGCGCCCCCCGAGTGTCCTCACCGAGGGTACGTGGTGCGGGGACCCCGCCCGGTCCGGCCCTGGCGGCGGCGCCCGGTTCGGTCGTCGCGACGGCGTCCGACCCGGTCTTCACGACGCCGTCCGGTCCGGCCCTCGTGACGGCGTCCGACCCGGTCCTCGCGACGGCGACCGGTCCGCCCGGTGTGTCGACGTCTGCCTCCGCCGCGGTGGCGTCCGGCTCCGCCGCCGACGGCGTGCGGTCGGCGCTGTCCACGGCGCTGTCCTCGTCGTCGTCGGCGGTGCTCGCCCGGCGGAAGGCGGCCGACCAGTCCTCGGCCGGTGGCACGTGGTCCACGCCGCCCTTGCTCCACGGGTTGCACCGCAGCAGCCGCCAGCCGGCGAGCGCCGCGCCCTTGACCGGGCCGTGCCGCCGCAGCGCGGTGACGGCGTAGGCGGAGCAGGACGGGTAGTACTTGCAGCTCGGTGCCAGCCAGGGCGAGACGATGAACTGGTACGCCCGGACGAGCCCGAGCAGGATCCAGGTGAGCGGGTTGCGCACCCGCTCCTCCGCGGTGCCCCGCTCGGCGGTGCCGCCGGCGGCGCTCATGCGGCGCCCCGGGTGCGGGCGGCGCGGGCGGACCGGCGTCGGGCGGCGGCCAGCGCGGCGTCGACGTCCGATGCCAGCTGCTGGAAGGTCGCGCCGGCGGCGTCGGGCAGCGCCCGCACGACGACCCGGGCACCGGCGGGCAGGGCCACTACCCGCGCGGCGAGCACGGCGCGGAGCCGGCGCTTGACCTGGTTGCGCTGGACGGCGCCGCCGACGGCCTTGGGCACGACGAAGCCGACGAGCGCCGGTCGGTCGCTCGTCGTGGTCTCGTCAGTACCGGCGGCCAGGTGCACGACCAGGCGACGGGTGCCGCCGCGCGCACCGCGGCGGACGGCGTCGTCGAAGTCCGACGACCGGCGCATGCGGTGCTGGGCGGGCAGCAACGGTGCCGCTCAGGCCGAGAGCTGCGAGCGCCCCTTGCGCCGGCGCGCAGCGATGATGGCGCGGCCGGCGCGGGTCCGCATCCGCAGGCGGAACCCGTGGACCTTGGCCCGGCGCCGGTTGTTCGGCTGGAAAGTCCGCTTGCTCACGGCAGTACTCCAAAACGTCGGTGAATCGTCTCCGCCCCCGCCACGCGCGGGAAGTGCGCTCGTCCCGTCCGGCGGTTCCGTCATGGGGCCGCTGGGGCGTGGCTGCAGGACCGGTCCGGACGACCTACCTACGGTACGGGAGCGCGCGGAGGACGGTCAATCGCGCCCCGGGCGCCGTCGCTCACAGCCCCGGCCCACCCGAGCACCCGAGCACCCGAGCACCCGAGCATGCCCAGCCACCGGAGCACCACGTGGGCCGCGGCGGCCGACCCAGCTCGACGGCGACCGCGTCCTCCGCCGCAGCTGTGGACCAGCACGGCCCCCGCCCGACCAGCTGTGGACCAGCACGTCCTCTGGTTGTGGACGAGGGCCACCGTATAGTGGCCGGCGCCGGCCGCCGTCGTCCGTCTCCGCCGCGCCGGCAGCACGAGGTGGCTCTACCCACACGTGTGGATACGGGTGTGGACAGCCCGGTCGGCGTGCCACACTCGCTGTCAGTCCGTCGCCGCCCCGGGGGAAGCATGCCTCAGAACCAACCCACCACCTCCAGCTGGGCGCAGGCCGTCGACGTCCTGACCGACCGCGGGGACATCGGCGGGGCGCAGCTCGCCTTCGTCCGGATGACGCGCCCGCTCGGCGTCATCGACGACACCATCCTGCTGGCCGTGCCCAGCGACTTCGCTAAGGACTTCCTGGAGACCCGGGCGCGCGAGCCCATCCTCTCGGCCCTGGCCGAGGTGGTCGGCACCCCGGTGCGGTTCGCTGTGACCGTGGACCCCAGCCTGGAGGAGGTCACCCCCGAGCCCGTCCCGCCGGCCAGCCCGACGTCGGCGCGGACGGCGCCGTCGGCCCGCACCCCGGCCGGCGGGCACGAGGAGCGCGTCCTGCCCCCGCCGCTGCGGTCCAGCGCCGACCGTGGCATCTCGGCGGAG contains:
- the rsmG gene encoding 16S rRNA (guanine(527)-N(7))-methyltransferase RsmG → MAESPVPPPVEEPSAEVRELFGLAWAPVQQFARMLAEEGELRGLIGPRELPRLWTRHLVNSAAVVPFVPPDSTVADIGSGAGFPGIVLAAMRPDVTVDLVEPMERRVTWLADVVEEVGLDNVRLVRARAEELHGRASFDVVTARAVAALDKLARLTLPLVRPGGALVALKGRRAAEEVEAARYVLRKLGVDGARVEEVTPVAGVEPATVVVARKR
- a CDS encoding R3H domain-containing nucleic acid-binding protein, which produces MDTEQGSGGTDSASIERLEAEGEIAADYLEELLDIADLDGDIDIDVEHGRAAVEIVAEEGDRWLRRLVGEDGEVLDAVQELTRLAVQTKTGERSRLMLDIAGYRRRRREELTAVANEAIGRVRDSGQEVALAPMNPFERKVVHDVVAAAGLTSDSEGTEPNRHVVVRPA
- the yidC gene encoding membrane protein insertase YidC; translation: MDTVLYPIMYAVAWIMVRVHDLLVLLGMAGGSGWAWILSIVGLVVVIRILLIPLFFRQIRASRGMQLVQPEMQKLQKKYKNKTDPASRQKMQEEMMALYRKHGTNPFASCLPMLLQMPIFFALFRVLNLLDDVAVGTNDAIGPLTQELAAQAESSELLGAPISATFLSSPEPAVKVVTVLLIILMSVTTFTTQRQLTMKNMPAATLDNPMMRQQKMLMYIMPLIFAFSGVNFPIGVLIYWLVTNLWTMGQQWYTIRRQPAPGSEAARLRAERLAHKRARKGLPAAEEDAAAAAPTEAPRGGQRVQPKRKDRAKRSGPPPTAKPARPEPAPARPAEPEPEPEDEESEDGEVRGKDGLTASERAQKRYEERAAERRAAAARRQAQARKQQRKPGGKR
- the yidD gene encoding membrane protein insertion efficiency factor YidD; this encodes MSAAGGTAERGTAEERVRNPLTWILLGLVRAYQFIVSPWLAPSCKYYPSCSAYAVTALRRHGPVKGAALAGWRLLRCNPWSKGGVDHVPPAEDWSAAFRRASTADDDEDSAVDSADRTPSAAEPDATAAEADVDTPGGPVAVARTGSDAVTRAGPDGVVKTGSDAVATTEPGAAARAGPGGVPAPRTLGEDTRGARHAVAPQDL
- the rnpA gene encoding ribonuclease P protein component codes for the protein MRRSSDFDDAVRRGARGGTRRLVVHLAAGTDETTTSDRPALVGFVVPKAVGGAVQRNQVKRRLRAVLAARVVALPAGARVVVRALPDAAGATFQQLASDVDAALAAARRRSARAARTRGAA
- the rpmH gene encoding 50S ribosomal protein L34, with the protein product MSKRTFQPNNRRRAKVHGFRLRMRTRAGRAIIAARRRKGRSQLSA